A window of Cucurbita pepo subsp. pepo cultivar mu-cu-16 chromosome LG06, ASM280686v2, whole genome shotgun sequence contains these coding sequences:
- the LOC111797114 gene encoding probable serine/threonine-protein kinase At1g54610 isoform X2, whose translation MGCAQAKHSMNSPNGGIQSLKLENGYVGTGDFKAHRRPAAQRRFVNREASEAVNSHGGDGGGGNGGLGLEKSEVVVDGWPKWLTSNIPKHVLAGLVPKSVEAYDKLDKVGQGSYSNVYKARDRESGKIVALKKVRFDTTEPESVKFMAREIMILLKLDHPNIVKLEGLATSRMQFSLYLVFEFMQTDLARVISRPGARLTEPQVKCYMHQLLCGLKHCHDKGILHRDIKGSNLLIDKNGMLKIGDFGLANFFGPKRHLTNRVVTLWYRAPELLLGSTDYGVGIDLWSAGCLLAEMFTGRPILPGRTEVEQLHKIFKVCGTPSEEYWRKLKLSPSFKPPQSYRPSLRESFKHLPSSSLGLLSTLLALEPSYRGSASLALENEFFYTSPLACDVSGLPVIHSEPDEPNQTNQPKCKNSKVTRRSSTHQGRRRKDLAAEKPQESNIRKQHSRQMVDADEQTEDRGSTTTSTSSSANTGGGRKGSTTTSTSSSVNRGGSGKGSSNFLPSPTTSNKKPSRTEGHLEATNNLNLPPLPKSRRYSTFNIEDRDTHISGQIRRSVSTRDFRNLARKEHLKLYAVDD comes from the exons ATGGGCTGCGCGCAAGCGAAGCATTCGATGAATTCACCCAATGGGGGAATTCAGAGCCTGAAATTGGAAAATGGGTATGTTGGGACTGGGGATTTTAAGGCTCATCGGAGGCCAGCGGCGCAGAGGAGATTTGTCAACAGGGAGGCGTCTGAAGCAGTGAACTCCCACGGTGGTGATGGCGGCGGCGGTAATGGCGGATTAGGTTTGGAGAAGAGTGAGGTGGTGGTGGATGGATGGCCCAAATGGCTTACTAGCAATATTCCTAAGCATGTGTTGGCTGGCTTGGTTCCCAAGAGTGTGGAGGCCTATGATAAGCTTGATAAg GTAGGCCAAGGAAGTTACAGCAATGTGTACAAAGCTCGAGATAGGGAAAGTGGAAAGATTGTTGCCCTTAAGAAGGTCCGTTTTGATACAACAGAGCCTGAGAGTGTGAAGTTCATGGCAAGAGAAATTATGATATTACTGAAATTGGATCACCCCAACATTGTCAAACTTGAAGGATTAGCCACCTCAAGAATGCAGTTCAGTCTTTATCTTGTTTTCGAGTTTATGCAGACTGATTTGGCCCGGGTTATTTCTCGCCCCGGAGCACGGCTTACAGAGCCTCAG GTCAAATGCTATATGCATCAGCTACTCTGTGGTCTGAAGCATTGCCACGATAAGGGGATACTACACCGTGATATCAAAGGATCGAACCTGTTAATCGACAAAAACGGGATGCTGAAGATTGGTGACTTTGGGCTTGCTAATTTTTTCGGTCCAAAGAGACATCTTACAAATCGTGTTGTGACACTTTG GTATCGAGCTCCGGAGCTATTGTTAGGTTCTACAGATTATGGAGTCGGCATTGATCTATGGAGTGCTGGATGCCTCTTGGCCGAAATGTTTACGGGGAGGCCGATTCTGCCCGGTCGAACAGAG GTTGAACAACtccacaaaattttcaaggtaTGTGGAACACCATCTGAGGAATATTGGAGAAAACTCAAGCTATCACCGAGTTTCAAGCCGCCGCAGTCGTATCGACCTAGTCTCCGAGAATCGTTTAAGCATCTGCCGTCCTCGTCTTTAGGCCTCCTAAGCACTCTACTTGCTTTAGAGCCTTCATATCGGGGTTCTGCGTCGTTAGCTCTCGAGAATGAA TTCTTTTACACAAGCCCATTGGCATGTGACGTTTCGGGTCTTCCTGTTATCCATAGTGAGCCCGATGAACCGAATCAAACGAATCAGCCGAA GTGCAAGAATTCTAAAGTGACAAGGCGTTCTTCTACACACCAAGGGCGTCGGAGGAAAGATTTAGCTGCTGAAAAACCACAAGAGTCGAACATTCGCAAACAG CATTCACGGCAAATGGTCGATGCTGACGAACAAACCGAAGATCGAGGGAGTACTACAACGAGCACCTCCTCAAGTGCTAACACGGGAGGAGGGCGAAAAGGGAGTACTACGACGAGCACCTCCTCGAGCGTTAACAGGGGAGGATCAGGAAAGGGGAGCTCTAACTTCTTGCCATCTCCAACCACATCTAATAAGAAACCGTCACGAACCGAAGGCCATCTTGAGGCTACCAACAACCTCAATTTGCCTCCGTTACCCAAGTCGAGAAGATACTCAACGTTTAACATCGAAGACCGTGATACGCATATCTCTGGTCAGATTCGGAGGTCGGTGTCAACCAGAGATTTCAGGAACTTGGCGAGAAAAGAGCATTTGAAATTATATGCTGTTGATGATTAG
- the LOC111797114 gene encoding probable serine/threonine-protein kinase At1g54610 isoform X1, which yields MGCAQAKHSMNSPNGGIQSLKLENGYVGTGDFKAHRRPAAQRRFVNREASEAVNSHGGDGGGGNGGLGLEKSEVVVDGWPKWLTSNIPKHVLAGLVPKSVEAYDKLDKVGQGSYSNVYKARDRESGKIVALKKVRFDTTEPESVKFMAREIMILLKLDHPNIVKLEGLATSRMQFSLYLVFEFMQTDLARVISRPGARLTEPQVKCYMHQLLCGLKHCHDKGILHRDIKGSNLLIDKNGMLKIGDFGLANFFGPKRHLTNRVVTLWYRAPELLLGSTDYGVGIDLWSAGCLLAEMFTGRPILPGRTEVEQLHKIFKVCGTPSEEYWRKLKLSPSFKPPQSYRPSLRESFKHLPSSSLGLLSTLLALEPSYRGSASLALENEFFYTSPLACDVSGLPVIHSEPDEPNQTNQPKSIYRCKNSKVTRRSSTHQGRRRKDLAAEKPQESNIRKQHSRQMVDADEQTEDRGSTTTSTSSSANTGGGRKGSTTTSTSSSVNRGGSGKGSSNFLPSPTTSNKKPSRTEGHLEATNNLNLPPLPKSRRYSTFNIEDRDTHISGQIRRSVSTRDFRNLARKEHLKLYAVDD from the exons ATGGGCTGCGCGCAAGCGAAGCATTCGATGAATTCACCCAATGGGGGAATTCAGAGCCTGAAATTGGAAAATGGGTATGTTGGGACTGGGGATTTTAAGGCTCATCGGAGGCCAGCGGCGCAGAGGAGATTTGTCAACAGGGAGGCGTCTGAAGCAGTGAACTCCCACGGTGGTGATGGCGGCGGCGGTAATGGCGGATTAGGTTTGGAGAAGAGTGAGGTGGTGGTGGATGGATGGCCCAAATGGCTTACTAGCAATATTCCTAAGCATGTGTTGGCTGGCTTGGTTCCCAAGAGTGTGGAGGCCTATGATAAGCTTGATAAg GTAGGCCAAGGAAGTTACAGCAATGTGTACAAAGCTCGAGATAGGGAAAGTGGAAAGATTGTTGCCCTTAAGAAGGTCCGTTTTGATACAACAGAGCCTGAGAGTGTGAAGTTCATGGCAAGAGAAATTATGATATTACTGAAATTGGATCACCCCAACATTGTCAAACTTGAAGGATTAGCCACCTCAAGAATGCAGTTCAGTCTTTATCTTGTTTTCGAGTTTATGCAGACTGATTTGGCCCGGGTTATTTCTCGCCCCGGAGCACGGCTTACAGAGCCTCAG GTCAAATGCTATATGCATCAGCTACTCTGTGGTCTGAAGCATTGCCACGATAAGGGGATACTACACCGTGATATCAAAGGATCGAACCTGTTAATCGACAAAAACGGGATGCTGAAGATTGGTGACTTTGGGCTTGCTAATTTTTTCGGTCCAAAGAGACATCTTACAAATCGTGTTGTGACACTTTG GTATCGAGCTCCGGAGCTATTGTTAGGTTCTACAGATTATGGAGTCGGCATTGATCTATGGAGTGCTGGATGCCTCTTGGCCGAAATGTTTACGGGGAGGCCGATTCTGCCCGGTCGAACAGAG GTTGAACAACtccacaaaattttcaaggtaTGTGGAACACCATCTGAGGAATATTGGAGAAAACTCAAGCTATCACCGAGTTTCAAGCCGCCGCAGTCGTATCGACCTAGTCTCCGAGAATCGTTTAAGCATCTGCCGTCCTCGTCTTTAGGCCTCCTAAGCACTCTACTTGCTTTAGAGCCTTCATATCGGGGTTCTGCGTCGTTAGCTCTCGAGAATGAA TTCTTTTACACAAGCCCATTGGCATGTGACGTTTCGGGTCTTCCTGTTATCCATAGTGAGCCCGATGAACCGAATCAAACGAATCAGCCGAA ATCAATTTACAGGTGCAAGAATTCTAAAGTGACAAGGCGTTCTTCTACACACCAAGGGCGTCGGAGGAAAGATTTAGCTGCTGAAAAACCACAAGAGTCGAACATTCGCAAACAG CATTCACGGCAAATGGTCGATGCTGACGAACAAACCGAAGATCGAGGGAGTACTACAACGAGCACCTCCTCAAGTGCTAACACGGGAGGAGGGCGAAAAGGGAGTACTACGACGAGCACCTCCTCGAGCGTTAACAGGGGAGGATCAGGAAAGGGGAGCTCTAACTTCTTGCCATCTCCAACCACATCTAATAAGAAACCGTCACGAACCGAAGGCCATCTTGAGGCTACCAACAACCTCAATTTGCCTCCGTTACCCAAGTCGAGAAGATACTCAACGTTTAACATCGAAGACCGTGATACGCATATCTCTGGTCAGATTCGGAGGTCGGTGTCAACCAGAGATTTCAGGAACTTGGCGAGAAAAGAGCATTTGAAATTATATGCTGTTGATGATTAG